A window of the Phragmites australis chromosome 20, lpPhrAust1.1, whole genome shotgun sequence genome harbors these coding sequences:
- the LOC133902526 gene encoding brassinosteroid LRR receptor kinase BRL1-like, translating to MAASAPSTTAAAYFLVVVAVVLLQVPLPAIASAVEAAALLAFRRASVVDDPRGTLTTWERGAVNSTAAPCSWAGVSCAPQPDGRVVAVNLSGMALAGELRLDALLALPALQRLDLGGNAFYGNLSHAAATPCALVEVDMSSNAFNGTLPPAFLAPCGALRSLNLSRNHLVGGGFPFAPSLRALDLSRNRLEDASLLNYSFTGCHRLRYLNLSANQFAGLLLELAPCSEVSVLDVSWNLMSGALPAGIMASAPANLTNLSIAGNNFTGDVSAYDFGACTNLMVLDWSYNGLSSTRLPPSLANCRRLETLDMSGNKLLSGPIPTFLTGFSSLKRLALAGNEFSGPIPDELSQLCGRIVELDLSSNRLVGGLPASFAKCRSLEVLDLGGNQLSGDFVVTVVSTISSLRILRLSFNNITGQNPLPVLSAGCPLLEVIDLGSNELDGEIMSDLCSSLPSLRKLFLPNNYINGTVPRSLGNCANLESIDLSFNLLVGQIPTEILALPKLVDLVMWANGLSGEIPDMLCSNSTTLETLVISYNSFTGSIPPSITNCVNLIWVSLSGNRLTGSVPRGFGKLQELAILQLNKNQLSGHVPAELGSCNNLIWLDLNSNSFTGTIPPELADQAGLVPGGIVSGKQFAFLRNEAGNICPGAGVLFEFFGIRPERLAAFPAVHLCPSTRIYTGTTVYTFSRNGSMIFLDLSYNGLTGAIPASLGNMMYLQVLNLGHNELNGTIPYAFSGLTSIGALDLSNNQLSGGIPPGLGGLSRLADFDVSNNNLSGPIPSSGQLTTFPQSRYANNSGLCGIPLPPCGHDPGRGGEPRVLPNGRRKVIGASIVIGVALSALILLLLLVTLCKLRANQKTEEVRTGYIESLPISGTTSWKLSGVPEPLSINVATFEKPLRKLTFAHLLEATNGFSAETLIGSGGFGEVYKAKLKDGTVVAIKKLIHFTGQGDREFIAEMETIGKIKHRNLVPLLGYCKIGDERLLVYEYMKHGSLDVVLHDKAKATVKLDWAARKKIAIGSARGLAFLHHSCIPHIIHRDMKSSNVLLDSNLEARVSDFGMARLMNALDTHLSVSTLAGTPGYVPPEYYQSFRCTTKGDVYSYGVVLLELLSGKKPIDPTEFGDNNLVGWVKQMVKENRSSEIFDPTLADTKSGEAEFYQYLKIACECLDDRPNRRPTMIQVMAMFKELQLDSDSDFLDGFSINSSTIDESAEK from the coding sequence ATGGCCGCCTCCGCGCCCTCCACGACAGCGGCCGCCTACttcttggtggtggtggcggtggtgctgCTTCAGGTGCCGTTGCCCGCCATTGCCAGCGCCGTGGAGGCCGCGGCGCTGCTCGCCTTCAGGCGCGCGTCGGTGGTGGACGACCCGCGCGGCACGCTCACGACCTGGGAGCGCGGCGCGGTGAACTCCACCGCGGCACCGTGCTCGTGGGCCGGCGTCTCGTGCGCGCCGCAGCCCGATGGCCGCGTCGTCGCCGTCAACCTCAGCGGCATGGCGCTCGCCGGTGAGCTCAGGCTCGACGCGCTCCTTGCGCTCCCGGCGCTCCAGCGCCTCGACCTCGGCGGCAATGCCTTCTACGGCAACCTCTCGCACGCCGCGGCCACGCCGTGCGCGCTCGTGGAGGTGGACATGTCGTCGAACGCCTTCAACGGGACGCTGCCCCCGGCGTTCCtggcgccttgcggcgcgctgCGGTCGTTGAACCTGTCGAGGAACCATCTCGTCGGCGGCGGGTTCCCGTTCGCGCCGTCGCTGCGAGCGCTCGACCTGTCGCGCAACCGCCTGGAGGACGCCAGCCTTCTGAACTACTCCTTCACCGGCTGCCACCGCCTGCGGTACCTCAACCTCTCCGCCAACCAGTTCGCCGGGCTGCTGCTGGAGCTCGCGCCGTGCAGCGAGGTCTCTGTGCTCGACGTGTCATGGAACCTCATGTCCGGCGCGCTGCCTGCCGGGATCATGGCCTCGGCGCCGGCCAACTTGACGAACCTCAGCATCGCCGGGAACAACTTCACTGGCGATGTCTCGGCGTACGACTTCGGCGCTTGCACGAACCTGATGGTGCTGGATTGGTCCTACAATGGCCTGAGCAGCACCAGATTGCCACCGAGCCTCGCCAACTGCCGCCGCCTTGAGACGCTGGACATGTCGGGGAACAAGCTCCTCTCCGGCCCGATACCGACGTTCTTGACGGGCTTCTCGTCGCTGAAGCGATTGGCATTGGCCGGCAACGAGTTTTCCGGCCCGATACCGGATGAGCTGAGCCAGTTGTGCGGCCGAATTGTTGAGCTGGACCTGTCAAGCAACCGGCTGGTTGGTGGCTTGCCGGCGAGCTTTGCAAAGTGCAGGTCCCTCGAGGTGCTTGACCTCGGTGGCAACCAGCTCTCCGGGGACTTTGTGGTCACTGTCGTCAGCACCATCTCCTCACTCCGTATTCTGCGGCTTTCGTTCAACAACATCACCGGCCAGAACCCGCTGCCAGTTCTCTCGGCGGGTTGCCCATTGCTTGAGGTGATCGACCTTGGGTCCAATGAGCTCGACGGTGAGATTATGTCAGACCTGTGCTCGTCACTGCCATCACTGCGGAAGCTGTTCCTCCCGAACAATTACATCAATGGCACAGTGCCGCGGTCGCTTGGCAATTGCGCCAATCTGGAGTCCATTGATCTCAGCTTCAACTTGCTGGTTGGCCAGATCCCAACAGAAATATTGGCGCTGCCGAAGCTTGTTGATCTTGTCATGTGGGCGAATGGCCTCTCCGGCGAGATTCCAGACATGCTTTGCTCCAATAGTACTACATTGGAGACATTGGTGATAAGCTACAACAGCTTCACTGGAAGCATCCCTCCTTCCATCACCAACTGCGTCAATCTCATCTGGGTGTCGCTCTCCGGCAACCGTCTCACCGGGAGCGTGCCTCGGGGCTTTGGTAAGCTCCAGGAGCTTGCCATTCTGCAACTCAACAAGAATCAGCTCTCTGGTCATGTGCCAGCGGAGCTcggaagctgcaacaacctCATCTGGCTCGACCTCAACAGCAACAGCTTCACCGGCACAATACCACCAGAGTTAGCAGACCAGGCAGGGCTCGTTCCGGGGGGAATTGTGTCAGGCAAGCAGTTTGCATTCCTACGGAACGAGGCCGGCAATATCTGCCCCGGTGCCGGTGTGCTCTTCGAGTTCTTTGGTATCCGGCCAGAGAGGCTGGCCGCGTTCCCAGCCGTGCACCTCTGCCCATCCACAAGGATATACACTGGCACAACGGTGTACACATTCAGTCGCAATGGAAGCATGATCTTCCTCGACCTCTCATACAATGGCCTCACCGGCGCAATTCCGGCGAGCCTAGGGAACATGATGTATCTGCAAGTCCTTAACTTGGGGCACAATGAGCTCAATGGTACAATACCATATGCATTCTCAGGGCTCACGTCGATTGGCGCACTCGACCTCTCGAACAATCAACTCAGTGGTGGCATCCCCCCAGGTCTCGGTGGTTTGAGTCGGCTTGCCGACTTTGACGTCTCCAACAACAATCTGTCTGGCCCAATCCCTTCATCTGGCCAGCTCACCACATTCCCGCAGTCCCGGTATGCTAACAACTCTGGCCTCTGCGGCATACCTTTGCCTCCTTGTGGTCATGATCCGGGGCGGGGAGGCGAGCCACGAGTGTTGCCTAATGGGAGGAGGAAGGTCATTGGCGCAAGCATAGTTATCGGAGTCGCGCTCTCTGCGCTCATACTGCTCTTGCTGCTGGTCACTCTCTGCAAACTCCGGGCGAACCAGAAGACTGAAGAAGTGAGAACCGGGTACATAGAAAGCCTCCCAATATCTGGCACAACAAGCTGGAAGCTTTCGGGTGTTCCCGAGCCGCTAAGCATCAATGTGGCCACATTTGAGAAGCCACTGAGGAAGCTCACCTTTGCGCATCTCCTCGAGGCTACAAATGGCTTCAGTGCAGAGACCCTCATAGGCTCAGGGGGGTTTGGTGAGGTATACAAGGCCAAGCTCAAGGATGGTACTGTTGTTGCCATCAAGAAGCTAATTCATTTCACAGGCCAAGGTGACAGGGAGTTCATTGCAGAGATGGAGACCATAGGCAAGATCAAGCACCGCAACCTCGTACCGTTGCTCGGTTATTGCAAGATCGGTGATGAGCGTCTCCTCGTCTACGAGTACATGAAGCATGGCAGTCTAGATGTTGTGCTGCACGACAAGGCCAAGGCTACTGTGAAGCTTGACTGGGCAGCAAGGAAGAAGATTGCAATTGGTTCAGCAAGGGGCCTTGCTTTCCTCCACCATAGCTGCATCCCCCACATCATTCACCGGGACATGAAGTCAAGTAATGTGCTCCTTGATAGCAACCTCGAGGCCCGTGTCTCGGACTTCGGAATGGCAAGGCTTATGAATGCACTTGATACTCATCTGAGCGTGAGCACACTCGCAGGCACGCCAGGGTATGTGCCACCTGAGTACTACCAAAGCTTCAGGTGCACGACCAAGGGCGATGTCTACAGCTATGGCGTTGTGCTTTTGGAGCTACTATCAGGGAAGAAGCCCATCGATCCAACTGAATTTGGAGACAATAATCTTGTCGGTTGGGTGAAGCAGATGGTTAAGGAGAACAGAAGCAGTGAGATCTTTGATCCTACACTGGCAGACACAAAGTCAGGGGAAGCTGAGTTCTATCAGTATCTGAAGATCGCTTGCGAGTGTTTGGACGACCGGCCTAACCGAAGGCCAACCATGATTCAGGTCATGGCAATGTTCAAAGAGCTACAGCTAGACTCTGACAGTGACTTCCTTGACGGCTTCTCGATCAATTCTTCGACTATAGATGAATCAGCAGAGAAATAG
- the LOC133901914 gene encoding ubiquitin-conjugating enzyme E2-17 kDa-like, whose translation MGSKRIQKELMDLQKDPPTSCSAGPAGEDLFHWQATIMGPNDSPYAGGVFFVNIHFPPDYPFKPPKVNFQTKVYHPNINSNGSICLDILKEQWSPALTISKVLLSISSLLTDPNPDDPLVPEIAHMYKSHRQRYEETARAWTQKYAMG comes from the exons ATGGGGAGCAAAAGGATTCAGAAGGAACTCATGGATTTGCAGAAGGATCCACCGACATCATGCAGTGCTGGACCTGCTGGAGAGGATCTATTCCACTGGCAGGCCACAATCATGGGTCCTAATGACAGCCCCTATGCAGGAGGGGTGTTCTTTGTTAATATCCATTTCCCTCCTGACTACCCCTTTAAACCTCCAAAAGTGAACTTCCAAACAAAG GTGTATCACCCAAACATCAACTCTAATGGGAGCATTTGCCTTGACATCCTCAAGGAGCAGTGGAGCCCAGCATTGACCATATCAAAGGTCCTCCTCTCCATCAGTTCGCTCCTCACTGACCCCAACCCGGACGACCCCCTCGTCCCGGAGATCGCCCACATGTACAAGAGCCATAGGCAGCGCTATGAAGAAACTGCAAGGGCCTGGACCCAGAAGTACGCAATGGGCTGA